The proteins below are encoded in one region of Methylobacillus flagellatus KT:
- a CDS encoding ABC transporter substrate-binding protein, with the protein MAAVFDISKLKQVVGATLLGASLLFAAVAEAAPLRIGHSDWPGWVAWQVAVEKGWFKEAGVDVKFDWFDYSASMNAFTAGKIDAVTVTNGDALVTGASGAKNVMIIVTDYSNGNDMIVAKPGIKSLAELKGKKIGLETGFVIHLLLLNGLEKAGLKESDVTLVNTLTNETPQALASGDLDAIGAWQPNSGEAMKRVPGARPIYTSADEPGLIYDVLTVNPVSLSARRADWEKVVKVWDRVVSYINDPKTQPDAVKIMAARVGLKPEAYMPLLKGTRLLTLEESKAVMVKGEGFKSLYGSSKIVDDFNVKSGIYKKPQDIERAIDPTLVNQ; encoded by the coding sequence GTGGCAGCTGTATTCGATATTTCTAAGTTAAAGCAGGTCGTTGGTGCTACTTTGCTGGGTGCCAGTCTTTTATTTGCCGCAGTTGCTGAAGCGGCTCCCCTGCGAATTGGGCATAGTGATTGGCCGGGGTGGGTAGCCTGGCAGGTGGCGGTCGAGAAAGGCTGGTTCAAGGAAGCCGGCGTTGATGTGAAATTCGACTGGTTTGATTATTCTGCTTCAATGAATGCCTTCACTGCGGGCAAGATCGACGCGGTAACCGTGACCAACGGCGACGCGCTGGTGACGGGTGCCAGCGGCGCCAAGAATGTGATGATCATTGTCACGGATTACTCCAATGGCAATGACATGATCGTGGCCAAGCCTGGCATCAAGAGCCTGGCCGAGCTCAAGGGCAAGAAAATCGGGCTGGAAACCGGCTTTGTCATCCACTTGCTATTGCTCAACGGCCTGGAAAAAGCCGGGCTCAAGGAAAGCGACGTCACCCTGGTCAATACACTGACCAATGAAACTCCACAGGCGCTGGCTTCCGGTGATTTGGATGCCATCGGTGCATGGCAGCCCAATTCAGGGGAGGCCATGAAGCGCGTCCCGGGCGCCAGGCCTATTTATACCTCTGCCGATGAGCCCGGGCTGATTTACGACGTGTTGACCGTCAACCCCGTCAGCTTGTCCGCTCGCCGTGCCGACTGGGAAAAGGTGGTCAAGGTATGGGACCGGGTCGTGAGCTACATTAATGATCCCAAGACGCAGCCGGATGCGGTCAAGATCATGGCTGCCCGTGTTGGCCTCAAGCCCGAGGCTTATATGCCTTTGCTCAAGGGAACCCGGCTGTTGACGCTGGAAGAGAGCAAGGCCGTCATGGTGAAGGGAGAAGGTTTCAAGTCCCTGTATGGTTCTTCCAAGATCGTAGATGATTTCAACGTCAAATCAGGCATTTACAAGAAGCCCCAAGATATTGAGCGTGCGATCGATCCGACCCTGGTCAACCAGTAA